The Panicum virgatum strain AP13 chromosome 3N, P.virgatum_v5, whole genome shotgun sequence genome includes the window TTGCTTTCCTCCGCTGGGTGGCGAGGAGGAAGTCTGTGCTTCGATTTGAGTGGTTGACCTGGGGATTGAGCTCGTGCTAGTAGGCTAGGGCGTTGTAGGGGAAGATGCTTGGTTAGTTAGGAACTGGAACCTAGCAGCTTGAGGTCGTTGACCTGAAGAacaagatgatttttttttaatctctTGGATGCcagagtagtagtagtagtagtagtagtagtagtagtagataGATTGTATATCTTGATGACCAATTGACCATGTTAATCGCAGAAAACTCTGGTCTGGCTAGTTGATACTAGAACTCTGCAATATGTATATACcaaaactaggcgtatagcccgcgcatttgtgTGGCtaatattgaaaattcaaaaatttgcatgacTTTGTAtccttaaagattatactatttttttaccatacatcaccctgttcattatcataaattatgttttattgttggttaaaacaattcaaatatgatctacctataataacaatttgatttgttgagctttaataatattatgcatataattattctttttttattttattttgattgattgttgttagctttagttgttattaatagtatatgtttgtaactgatatatagctaaatggtattctatatttaattttcataatggcattggtgggtgatttttaattaggtataggggtattttaggctaatttttatcataatggcagtggtgggtaatttttattttttttaattttctccGATTAATATGAAAATTTCTAGGTCTTGAGAGCGAAATTGGagactccgtttgttggccaaataataagataatagattagaATTAGTGTATTGTCTCTGCTCAAAGAATTAGTGTAGCATTGGTTCTGCTCGTTCGTTGGTGTATTTACTGTGTCTTGAGTACCTAACGACAGAAACAACCATGGACTAAAAGCCTGCAAGAATAAAGTTCCGCAAATAGGCATTTGGAGTAGATTGGAGTAGCCAGAATTCGTGGGATTGTACCTTTGGAGTACTGGAATGAAGCGTCAGTTTCAGGTGGAATAGTTAAATTAGACAGTTTAGGGTTATTAACTTCTAGCTTTCCTTAAGACCTTAACTGACCTCATGTGCCTCTGAGGTTATATACTACGCTGCATATGATTGAGGATCCTTATCTTTGCCTCATTTGAAGTCACCTTTTGTTTATCTATTTACTGCAGGACTTTTGTGTAAGCTAGTAGCATGAATACAACTCACAGTTAATTATGTTCTTGCTATTATGCTGTAATGATGATTCATTTCACTGGTTGCTTCCTTACTCTGACTTTTCCATTGCTGATTTCAGGCTTGTCCTGTTTGCTCTGAGATGGTTACAAGGGATATGGTAAACCATATTACTATGCAACATGGATACTTGTTCAAGGTATCCTCCTATCCCCCAAATATAATGCATCCCTTGCTCTAGAGTTCCCTAGCATAAAAATGTCTCACTcaatttagaattttttttcagcCTGAAAGCTCATTCATGTTTTGAACACCTACAGAATCGTCGCCGGTTGCGCAGATTCGTTATTCCAGGCAGCCAAGCCCTTTCTTTGCTGAGCCGAGATCTACGGGAAGCCCATTTGCAGGTGCTTCTAGGAGGTGGGCATAGGTCAAGCAACAATAACACCACGAcaaatatctcagctgatcctCGTCTATCATCGTTCGGCCTTAGCTTCCCAACATCAGATGCAGAGCAAACATCAAAGGCCACTGTTTCTGCTCCTAATGATGCTACCATGATAAAAGAGACTCCTCAGGCACGGAAGTTAAGGTATGTTATAACATTCATGCAAAAGAAATACTGCTTAGATACATCCAAATTGATGGATAGGGAACGGTTATGTACTTAAGCTGATTCAGCCTTAGCTTCCTAGCCATATCCCTTTCCCCCAATTTTGCAAAACCATACTCTTCCAATTACCTTTTGGAGTGGTTTAGTGTCTGTATCCGAATGGGTTGTATGGCAGGAAATCTGGTCTGACCATGGACATCTAAGCCAATAGTTCTAGATTGCTCAACTTTTCTTATGATGAAAGCCTTGCATTGAATGAACAAAGTCTAGAGCAAGTTAGTCTCGTTAATACTTAAACGTCACTTATTCCAACCTACTTTAGAAATGCATAGGTGAACCAGTTCTTTGTGTGATCATGGAAATTCTTCTAATCGTCTTGAAACAATCATCCGCTTTTCCTTTTTGGTGGCACAGTATCGATTCATCCCTTTCAAGTGAAGAAAGGGAGCAGAAACGGAAGCAAGCCAGCGTCAGAGCAACTTTTGTGCAGGATCTGCTGCTCTCTACTCTATTCGGGGACTAATGTGGATGAACTTAAGTTATCGCTGGAAGGTGTACTTTCCTGGCTGCATATACTAGCGTGCTCCACCCAAGTTGCTGAACGTAATATCAACAGAACAGGAGCTCTTCCCGAGTGCAATCCTTCATCTCTTCCAGTAAGGTGCAGCGTCGATGTGGGCATGTTGTATCTTCTAAGTTATTGTAGCCGGTCTCGATCTCCGGTTCCATCACAATCCGCGATCGGCATGCGGTGTGCATGTAAGTTGCGGCTGTAACTTGTACCGCGTCTGTGTCTGAACTATGAAGCCTTGGTTTGTTGTACCAATATAATAATTATACTATGCAACAGCGGATTGCACCGCACCGCACTGTCTGTGTAGGAGCAATAAACGCGATGTAAAACTGTTTTAGATTTAGAGGTGAAGCCAGAGATGGAAATCTACACAGTGCGCCGTGCTGTGCTTGGACCTGGGCTCCTCCTCAGGAGGATAAACAGAACTTCGTTCTTTTTAGGGTGGGCAGGGCATCAGCATGGGTTGTATAAAATGCAGAAACGGAATTGTCAGTCAATCAATACAACCTTGGATACTACAGCTGAAAATAGGTTGTTGACTAATCAATACAACCTTGATACTACAGCTGAAAATAAGTTGTTGACTGATGGAGAACGGGAACAACTGGACTGGAGACAGCACGGGATAATATGGCTAAGCTACGTCCTTCTAGAGGATAATAATACAAGATACTTTTAGAAGATTGCTAATGACAAGCACAGAAAGAATACAACATTGGATACTACAGTTGAAAATAGGTTGTTGACTGATGGAGCTGAAAATAGGTTGTTGACTGATGGAGAACGGGAACAACTGGACTGGAGACAACACGGGATAATATGGCTAAGCTACTACATGAGGAGCTTAAGTTCTATCAGCGTGCAAAAGCAACCGACGTCCTTCTAAGGGATAATAATACAAGATACTTTTAGATGATTGCTAATGGCAAGCACCGAAAGAAACGTATATTCTCTTTAGATAATGATGGGGTAAAAATTGAGGGGCAAAacaatttgaaaaattatatcACGCAATTCTATAAAGAATTATTTGGACCATCCGAGGACAACCACTTTGCCTTTGTTGAAAGAAAAATAGATGATATCCCCCAAGTCAGTCAAAGTGAAAATGAATTTCTTACGGCTCTTTTCACTGAAAAAGAGATTCGGGATGCAATTTTCGCAATGGAACATAATAAAGCTCCAAGTCCCGATGGCTTCCCGGCTGAATTCTATCAACAGTTTTGGGACGTTATCAAGAGTGATTTGATGCATATGTTTCACGATCTTTATAGGGGGACATTCCACTATTCAGCCTGAATTTTGGGGTAATAACCTTATTGCCAAAAATTCAGGAGGCAAACAAAATACAACAATATAGACCAATCTGCTTGTTGAACGTAAGCTTCAAAATTTTCACCAAAGTTCATGAGTTGCATTGGGTATGACTAATAATGTTCGCTTTAACTCAGTGGCGGATCATATTATTAGCCATACCCAAACAGCTTTCATGCAGGGACGCAACATCCTAGAGGGAGTCGTCATACTGCATGGAACAGTTCATGAGTTGCACCGGAAAAAACAAAGTGGGGTAATCCTCAAAATTGACTTTGAAAAGGCGTATGACAAAGTGCACTGGGATTTCTTGCTACAAACACTTCGAATGAAAGAATTCTCATCCAAATGGATTGAATGGGTAAAATCATTCATTTCAGATGGAAGTGTAGCAATTAATGTCAATGATGAAGTAGGTCTTTTCTTTCGAACAAAGAAGGGCCTGCGACAGGGTGACCCCTCTCCCCGATATTATTCAATGTAGTCACTAGTATGTTAGCTATAATTATTAAGAGAGCTAAAGCGGATGATCAGGTAGGTGGAGTGGTACCACATCTTGTTGATGGTGGAATTTTTATTTTACAATACGCTGATGATACAATTCTCTTTTTGGAACATAACCTGGAGAAGGCTCAAAACATGAAGTTGCTACTTTATGCTTTTGAGCAACTATCGGGTCTGAAAATTAACTTCCATAAGAGTGAAATTTTCTGCTTTGGAGAGGCCAAAGAATTTGAGGATCAATACATGAGACTATTTGGATGCAATACATGTGCTTTCTCAATGAGATATTTGGATATTTCTATACACTATAAGAAATTGTCAAATGCTGATTGGTTGAAGGTACAAGAAAGATTTGAGAAACGCCTCAGTAGTTGGAAAGGAAAAAACTTGTCAACTGGAGGTCGTTTAACTTTAATCAATTTTGTTCTTAGTAGTCTACCAATGTATATGATGTCTTTCTTTGAGATCCCAAAAGCAGGTCCTAAAAAAGTTGGATTACTTTCGTTCTCGATTCTTTTGGCAATGTGATGAACATAAAAGAAAATACTATTCAGCCAAATGGGATATCCTATGTCAACCAAAGAAACATGGCGGTCTAGGCATACATAATCTGGAATTAAAGAACACGGCTCTGCTTAGTAAATGGTTGTACCGACTGTTAAAGACAGACGGCACATGGCAGCAGATTCTATGCAACAAGTATCTAGGGACCAAACCTTTGGTTTAGGTCCAGTGGAAAAGCGGAGACTCTCATTTCTGGGCAAGCTTGATGAAGGTAAAACGGGACTTTCTTAGATTTGGAACTTTCATGATTCAGAATGGGTCACAAGTAAGATTTTGGAAAGATATATGGTTAGGAAATACACCACTAAGAGAACAATATCCACAGTTATACAACATTGCTCGAGGGAATCAGGATACGGTGGAAGTAGTACTTAGTGCGTATCCACCTAATGTATCCTGGCAGATGGAATAATCTTCTTTCACGTCTTACAACTGTCGTTTTAAGTCAGGAGGAGGATGAATTTATTTGGACATTAGATCGAAAGGATGAATCTTCAGTAAAATCACATTATCTTGGTCTGATTCATCAAAACATCCCCAATACTAACAAGCACCTTTGGAAATTAAAAACCCCTCTCAAGATCAAGGTTTTCCTTTGATACCTTCGGAAAGGTGTTATTCTAACAAAAGATAATTTGGCCAGAAGGAACTGGCAAGGTAACCAGCAATATTGCTTCTGTCATGAGAATGAAACAATACAACATCTATTTTTTGACTGTCGGTTCACTCGTCTAGGTTGGGCTACAGCTTATGCAGCTTGGGGACTCCCTAGACCCTACAGTGTGGATGATATGTTTGGGCATTGGCTGGATGGAATTCAGTCGAACTTAAAACCTTTGATACTTTTGGGAGCATCAGCTTTATGTTGGTCTCTGTGGCTCTGTAAAAATGCATTTATCTTTGAAAAAATACACTTTTTTTCAGGTCATCTATCTAACTATGCATTGGCTACGTACTTGGGCTGTCCTACAGAAGTCTTCTTCCCAGGAAGTCGTTGTAGCGGCTTCTCGGTATTTGGCGCAAGTGGCCAAGAAGTTTTTTACCCGGGCATATGGGTGGCGGTCTAGTCTTCGGATTGATAGTTATTAGTGTGCCTTGAACTTTTTATTGGTCTTTTACGTTGAGCTGTGTGTCTTCTGGCAGAGGCTGGAAGGATTTCAAGATGTTCTATCACATTGATGTAACAGTCTTGAAATTGATAAAGCTTCCCGTTAAAAAAAACGAACTAGCGGGGCCACTGATAcatgtaagtttttttttttctccatggaTCTATTCGAAGTTTCTCTCTCGCTCGCCAGTTTCCAAAAAAGCGGATCCCCTATTAATTATTTATTATCTATTCGTATGTCTCTCCGAATTGGAAACGAACGGGTTCGGCCTTATGGTCTCCAAACTCGTAAGCGAGTCGGATTCGTTTCCAATTTTCATGTTGATTGCCACCCCACCTGTCTATAAATTGTTATTATGCACGCACAAGCGCAATACACAGCTCTGCCTCTGTTCGTAATTTAACGAGCCCACTCTTTGTTGTTGCATTTAGGCCATGGACTTGATTGCCGTGaggaataataataataatctaGATTCGAACAACTCAGAAGAGAGGACTCCTTTGAGGACATACAAAAGAAGGGTGCGTCGGGTGATGCCGGACGAACTCGTCTGGGAGATCCTTCTCCGGCTGCCCCCTAAAACTCTTGCCCGGTTTAAGTCTGTGTGCAGAGCCTGGCTTGCCATCATCTCCAGTCCATCATTCATCTGCATGCACCTCAGGCAGTCTGCCTCCAGAAATGAGTGTGAGCCGTCCTTCCTTATCGCCGCACACACCTTCTGCGACATGAGGTCCATGCCGAAGACCTGGAACCCTGAGGTCCCCTTCTACCATTGGCAGGAGGCTGGCAAGGGCAATGCGTCCCTTGTGAGCACAATGGATCTCCCTGGGGACTCCGGGTTTGCTCACTGCCCATTGCATTGTGACGGTCTTGTCTTGCTTCCCACGGAGACCAAGCTATATGTTTTCAACCCAGGCACAGGTGATGTCCTCAACCTGCCCGATGGCCAAAAGAACTGTGGATATGCGCAAGCTCCTGGTCTAGGCCTGGATCTCGGTACCAACACTTACAAGGTTGCTCAGTTCTTTTACCGATCGGTATATTATTATAAGCGGACTTACAATGCTGGGATGGAAGTGTTTACTATCGGTGGGCATGGTTCATGCTGGAGGACAGTAGAGGATCCACCATACCCTGTAATTATGCCACAAGAGCCTGCCTACTTCAAGGGGTCTCTGTCCTGGCACATCGAGAGGGAGCTCCTACAGACCCCACTACAAGGCTTCCTACGCTTCGATTTAGAAGAGGAAAAGTTTGATTTTATATCTCATCCCGTGTTGCCATCGGATGAGCAGCCCCTTCAGTTTATCGAACTAGGTGGGAAATTATGCCTAGTTCAATACCTACCAGAAGAAATAGTATTTTGGATGTCACCATCCGGTGACAATCATCAGTGGCATCGTGTTTATGTAATTGATAATTTACCAGAGAGGTGAAGAGCATTAAGATTCCTTGGTGATTGTGTGTTCCTTCAAAATGGTTATCATATCTACCGCCACGACAAGACAACTGGCACCACAAAGGAAGTGGCTTCTGTGGATCAGGTGAGGTACAAGAATCCCAGGACAGGCAATTTGGATTTTGTTGGGAAGGATCGTTATGTCATTTTCATAATTCCCTACACAGAGAGTCTTGTTCCATTACCAGGGGCCAAATGACATTCAGCTCTCTTCACTGAACTTGCACAAGACTACACAGTTTGTATTTGAATTATTTTCTGTGCTTTCTATATGTATTCACTGAACTTGCACAAGACTACAAAGTTTGTATTTGAATTATTTTCTGTGCTTTCTATATCTATTCACTGAACAACGTTTCAGAGAAGCTTTGTGCTTTCATTGTAATATAACCTACTTTATTTTGTGCACCTGTTGAATCTCTTCTGTGGATGTTTTAGCGTGTATAGAAACTGCTGTACGTCAGCCGCTTGGGTGAACAATGTAATCGGATGGCATGCATTGTGTGCAAGCAAAAGAAAAACTGTTAAAACTGTTTGCAGTCGTTTCCACAAAAAAAGGCGACATATTCAGTTTGGTCGAAGACTAGATCACTAGATCATATAATTCTGACCTGAATGCCTGAGCACTGAATCGTATAGTTCTGATGACCTGAAATGTTTCGTATAGCTTCAAGGCCGACGTGCCGCTGCTGGAGAACGTCGTCGTCATCCCCGGCGCCGGGCACTTCATCTAGCAGGAGAAGGCCGATGAGGTCAGCCACCACATCTACGACTTCATCTCAAAGTTCGTCTGATGGATCAGCTGCTCGATCGGTTGCGTGCTGGAATCAACCTGTTAACCGGCGATGCCAAACATGGAATTGGGTGTCGTGTTTCGAATTAATCCCTATGGATGCATGTCTCTTTATTTTGTTGCGAGGTGATTTTGCTGGCAAAAGCCCCCTGCACGTTTGCTCACGTTgcagattcttttttttttgttgtgaaTATTTTGATCAGTTCAAGCAAGTCGTCGCCATCCTCGCCACCGGCGCCCCTGTCTGCCGAGAATGGTCTGGTCGTCGCCATCCTCACCACCGAGAAGTGTCCCAGTCGTCGTCATCCTCGCCACCGGCTCCATCCTAGACGCGTGAGGCTTCGCTGGTCGGCGCCACCGGCGGTCCAAGGTTACCTGTGCCTTGCTAGCAACGAGTTTCACCGCCCGTCATCACCATCCGTCGAGCCTCACTACCGGAAAATATGTGTTTACCGTGTGCCttcttgtttgccgtgtgtagcATTTCGAGCACACAGCACGGCAAaacttttgccgtgtgttacagatcaaggcacacggcaaacaaaatTCCCCCTCGCCCGAACACCCCATCCAGCCCGGCCCAACACACCCTCTCCCTAACCCCACCCCCTCACACGCGCTCCACTCCTGCCACCCCCATCTCTCTCCCCACAGCcgccccccctctctccctcctctctgccCACGCCGCCACCAATCCCTCCTCTCCGACGCCACCACCGGCCCGACCGCTGCCCAGATCCGGTG containing:
- the LOC120667608 gene encoding F-box protein At5g10340-like; its protein translation is MPDELVWEILLRLPPKTLARFKSVCRAWLAIISSPSFICMHLRQSASRNECEPSFLIAAHTFCDMRSMPKTWNPEVPFYHWQEAGKGNASLVSTMDLPGDSGFAHCPLHCDGLVLLPTETKLYVFNPGTGDVLNLPDGQKNCGYAQAPGLGLDLGTNTYKVAQFFYRSVYYYKRTYNAGMEVFTIGGHGSCWRTVEDPPYPVIMPQEPAYFKGSLSWHIERELLQTPLQGFLRFDLEEENFKADVPLLENVVVIPGAGHFI
- the LOC120664653 gene encoding protein DEHYDRATION-INDUCED 19-like, with the protein product MDSEHWISRLAAAKRFYAAQLGHSDRAGMEELDMDEEVRPEFACPYCYEDHDVASLCAHLEEEHPFEPHAAACPVCSEMVTRDMVNHITMQHGYLFKNRRRLRRFVIPGSQALSLLSRDLREAHLQVLLGGGHRSSNNNTTTNISADPRLSSFGLSFPTSDAEQTSKATVSAPNDATMIKETPQARKLSIDSSLSSEEREQKRKQASVRATFVQDLLLSTLFGD